From a region of the Armatimonas rosea genome:
- a CDS encoding DUF4058 family protein, protein MPSPFPGMDPYLEDRRVWEDFHTTFLVTLRAALKPLLPSDFVARLEERVYIVEWEHRFRADVAVVRRERPDSNSGGGVATLERTHLATPPRYLRVYEETAREVFLEIRRVREPGEVVTVIELLSPANKESGRGREEYLRKQHDLLTSDAHLIELDFLRSGEYTLAPREAALRREYGHWDYLISLHRAPAVPGFHDFAVWPLTLRDRLPEILVPLTDNLPDLALDLQAVFNRTYDEGPTETLDYTQPCNPPLSESDAEWARDQLEANGYSG, encoded by the coding sequence ATGCCCAGCCCCTTTCCTGGAATGGACCCTTATCTGGAGGATCGTCGTGTCTGGGAGGATTTTCACACGACCTTTCTGGTGACCCTGCGGGCGGCACTGAAGCCGCTTCTTCCCTCGGATTTTGTTGCACGGCTTGAGGAGCGGGTCTACATTGTCGAGTGGGAGCACCGTTTCCGTGCCGATGTCGCCGTGGTGCGTCGTGAGCGCCCCGACTCCAACTCGGGGGGTGGGGTAGCCACTTTGGAGCGCACACATCTCGCAACACCCCCACGCTACTTACGGGTCTATGAGGAGACAGCACGGGAGGTCTTCTTGGAGATTCGCCGGGTACGTGAGCCGGGCGAAGTGGTGACGGTGATTGAGCTTCTGAGCCCTGCTAATAAAGAGTCTGGGAGGGGGCGCGAGGAGTATCTGCGCAAGCAGCACGACTTACTTACCAGCGACGCCCACCTGATCGAGCTTGATTTTCTTCGAAGCGGTGAGTACACCCTTGCTCCCCGTGAAGCGGCCCTACGGCGCGAGTATGGCCACTGGGACTACCTTATCTCCCTACACCGCGCTCCTGCTGTCCCTGGCTTCCATGACTTCGCCGTCTGGCCGCTCACCCTGCGCGACCGCCTTCCCGAGATCCTGGTTCCCCTCACCGACAACCTCCCCGATCTCGCCCTCGACCTGCAAGCTGTCTTCAACCGCACCTACGACGAAGGCCCCACCGAGACGCTCGACTACACCCAGCCCTGCAACCCACCTCTTTCCGAAAGCGACGCGGAGTGGGCACGTGACCAGTTAGAAGCCAATGGTTACTCTGGCTGA
- a CDS encoding DUF6980 family protein, producing MPKHHCCSLMTAQVTFTCAEHPNPFDCPDCLIHYSERFDEYGLILHDGGTARLTIDFCPWCGTRLPESQRDRWFEELAALGFDDPGDQAIPERYQTGAWYRGGTRFQR from the coding sequence ATGCCCAAGCACCACTGTTGCTCCCTGATGACTGCCCAGGTTACCTTCACCTGTGCCGAACACCCCAACCCCTTTGACTGCCCCGATTGTCTCATTCACTACTCGGAGCGCTTTGATGAGTACGGCCTCATCCTGCATGATGGTGGCACTGCTCGTCTTACGATTGACTTTTGCCCCTGGTGTGGCACGCGTCTGCCCGAATCGCAGCGCGACCGCTGGTTTGAGGAGCTGGCTGCCTTAGGCTTTGACGATCCCGGCGATCAAGCGATCCCAGAACGCTACCAAACGGGGGCTTGGTACCGGGGAGGAACTAGGTTTCAGCGCTAA
- a CDS encoding glycoside hydrolase family 2 protein — translation MSIPRPEYPRPQFVRADWLNLNGTWQFEADYGDSGIERGVKDRALTGTITVPFCPESKLSGLEHVDFLNAVWYRKEVAVPASWADKVVLLHFGAVDYDTTVWADGVEVARHRGGFTPFSANLGKCAGQTVTIVVRARDKHGIPQARGKQANRFAPYACFYTRTTGIWQTVWLEPVSDIAMKRPRITPDLANSRFELVVPLTAHGPGPNAEGLTVTATLTDADGVVSSATVRADLDFAARLILDVPEDRKRVWSTTDPHLYGIKLTLLSGKTTIDTVESYAGLRSVALSGMAFKLNGEVIFQRTVLDQGYWPESVMTAPSDDELRLDIERSLAAGFNGARLHQKVFEERFFYWADKLGYLVWGEFGDWGCSGFGPSTNHQQPDASYVAQWLEAVERDYSHPSIVGWCPLNETYQENSDQIRPLDDVTRGMWLATKLADATRPVLDTSGYAHRVRESDIYDSHDYEQNPEKFAANMAGLADGKPYINNGWDGKPTNIPYGGQPYFCSEFGGIWWNPAAFDNKESWGYGERVTSLDEFYARFEGLCDVLLNDPKMFGYCYTQLTDIYPEENGVYTFDRQPKFDNEKLKAVQTKRAAIEKRPG, via the coding sequence ATGAGCATTCCAAGACCTGAGTATCCCCGCCCACAGTTTGTGCGGGCGGACTGGCTGAATTTGAATGGGACGTGGCAGTTCGAAGCGGACTACGGCGACTCTGGCATCGAGCGTGGGGTGAAGGACCGGGCGCTGACGGGGACGATCACGGTGCCGTTTTGCCCCGAGTCCAAGCTCTCCGGGCTGGAGCACGTGGACTTCCTCAACGCGGTCTGGTACCGCAAGGAAGTGGCGGTTCCGGCAAGCTGGGCGGACAAAGTGGTGCTGCTGCACTTTGGCGCGGTGGACTACGACACGACTGTTTGGGCCGATGGGGTGGAAGTAGCACGCCACCGGGGGGGCTTTACGCCGTTCTCCGCCAATCTAGGCAAGTGTGCCGGGCAGACCGTGACGATCGTGGTGCGCGCGCGCGACAAGCACGGCATTCCCCAGGCGCGTGGCAAGCAGGCCAACCGTTTTGCACCGTACGCCTGCTTCTACACCCGCACCACGGGAATCTGGCAGACGGTCTGGCTGGAGCCGGTGAGCGATATTGCCATGAAGCGCCCGCGCATCACACCGGACCTGGCCAACTCCCGCTTCGAGCTGGTCGTGCCGCTGACCGCGCACGGGCCGGGACCGAATGCGGAGGGGCTGACCGTCACCGCGACCCTGACCGATGCCGACGGCGTGGTCTCGAGCGCAACCGTGCGCGCCGATCTGGACTTTGCAGCGCGACTCATTCTCGACGTTCCCGAGGACCGAAAACGGGTCTGGAGCACGACCGATCCGCATCTCTACGGCATCAAGCTGACGTTGCTGAGTGGCAAGACAACAATTGACACGGTCGAGAGCTACGCCGGTCTGCGAAGTGTTGCGCTCTCGGGGATGGCGTTTAAGCTCAATGGCGAGGTGATTTTCCAGCGCACCGTGCTCGACCAAGGCTACTGGCCCGAGTCGGTGATGACGGCACCCAGCGACGACGAGCTGCGCCTGGATATCGAGCGCTCGCTCGCCGCGGGCTTTAACGGCGCGCGGCTGCACCAGAAGGTCTTTGAGGAGCGCTTCTTCTACTGGGCCGACAAGCTCGGGTACTTAGTCTGGGGCGAGTTTGGCGACTGGGGCTGTAGCGGCTTTGGGCCCTCCACCAACCACCAGCAGCCCGATGCCAGCTATGTCGCGCAGTGGCTGGAGGCGGTGGAGCGGGACTACTCGCACCCCAGCATTGTCGGCTGGTGCCCCCTCAACGAGACCTACCAGGAGAACTCCGACCAGATTCGCCCGCTCGACGATGTCACCCGCGGGATGTGGCTCGCTACCAAGCTCGCCGATGCCACCCGCCCGGTGCTGGATACGTCGGGGTACGCCCACCGGGTCCGTGAGTCCGATATCTACGACTCCCACGACTACGAGCAGAACCCGGAAAAATTCGCCGCGAACATGGCGGGGCTCGCCGATGGCAAGCCCTACATCAACAACGGCTGGGACGGCAAGCCGACCAACATTCCCTACGGTGGACAGCCCTACTTCTGCTCGGAGTTTGGTGGCATCTGGTGGAACCCAGCGGCCTTCGACAACAAGGAGAGCTGGGGCTACGGCGAGCGGGTCACCTCCCTCGACGAGTTCTACGCCCGCTTCGAGGGCCTCTGCGATGTGCTGCTCAATGATCCCAAGATGTTCGGCTACTGCTACACCCAGCTCACCGATATCTACCCGGAGGAGAACGGGGTCTACACAT